The genomic window CTGCATGTTGCAGAACTTTTGCATCCTCATTACTGACAGTCATTACAAGATCACTCTGTTGCATGAGTGAAAGTTCGATACGCTTATTAAAATCTGCCACCATTTTTGCATCAACCCCAGACACAACATTGGCAGCGCGTTCCTCTCGCAAAAAAGCTACATCCGGAGCATGAAAAATGATGCGTGCAGAAGGAGCGACAATTCGGCACATGGAGAGTACACTTTGTGCTGATTCGCGCCCAATGATGAAAAAAGTGGCAAAATCTTTGCCCGTTCGTGCCACAAAATCTTCAGCATTACGGTAGCCATCTTGAGCACAAGGCACATGCACACCGTACTGCTGCGAAAAAGAAGTGGCATCTGTTTTATCAGCCATGGTCAGTGGTACGAAAACAGAAGAAAAGCCCAATTGCTGCAAATTCAAGAGCAATCCAATAATTGCTAAATCACCAGCTGAACTTTCTGCATTGGGGAGATTTGGTCCAACCACAAGCACCGCCCGTGGTTCAACTATGCCAGATACAGCCCTGTTAACTTCCTTTGGCGCCCGAAACTTGCTAAAAAGATTTGTAAAAATGCCCCGCCTTGAAGATATTAGCAGTGCCAGGGCCTCACGGCAAAGTTGAAGTGCCCCTCCTTTAATATATATATAATAAGCTACCGTGAACCTGATGTCGTCAAGTTTAGCAAATGCGCCGGCGCGGCCCATCTGAACTTTTTTAAACAAGTCAGGCTGCAAAATAGGATCTGCCCAATAATTGCACTTGCAACCTATTTCCTTTAACCTTGCATAAACTGACCGAAGTAAAAGGCAAACCAACCACCGTGACAATGCATCTATTTTTTTCATACACACCTTAATACTAACGACATTCAACCCCATACTCAGTGGACTTCCAAAGCAAACAATTATCCATGACAGCGTTATATGCTGGCAAACAGTATGCGCTCAAGCTCTGCACACAAGGCATGATAAACAGGTAAATGCAACTCTTGGACAGCGGGCGTCAACGTTTCCGGCATTCGTAACTGCACATCACAATATGGGGCGACAGCACCAGGAGAATCCCCTGTCAATCCTACCGTACGCAAACCTTTCATCCGTGCTACTCGAAGCGCCTGTACCACATTACGTGAGTTGCCAGAGGTACTAATAACCCACAAAAGGTCATTACGCTGGCCCAAACCAAACACTTGCTGGGCGAAACAATTTTCAGCGGTGACATCATTCGCAAATGCTGTGGGTAAAGCCACCCCGCTAACAAGAGAAATTGCTGGAATGGCTCGCTCAAGGCTACCAGCTAGACGCCTTCCCTCCTCATGACCACAGACTCTTTCTAAGGCCTTTACATCAGTCACAGACAGCGGGCGATCATATAGGAAACGTTTCATCAATTCACCAACGATATGCTCCGCATCTGCAGCACTACCTCCGTTGCCACATGTCAAAATTTTTCCGCCAGATTGCACACATTCAGCCATCATCGTCACGCAAGTATAGAGCTGAGATTCCAAAGGAATAAGCTTGGGATACCGCTGCAACAGACTACTAATATGGGGGGAATCTTTTATCTGGCTCATCGAACATATGCGAGGACTGAGAAACCGCTCTGCCTCAGCAAGTGTAGCTATTTTATTGGCATTTTGAGGGCAATCCTTCGTGCCGAAATACAAAAGTGTTCCAACTCCCGCCGCTGCACCAGCCTCAATATCATGAATGGAGTCACCAAGCATGATGGAAGCACGCAAATCAAGGTTAAGTTCCTCAGTGGCCTGAAGAATCATCCCCGGTCCAGGTTTTCTCATTTCAGACGATTTTTTATACTTACCGATGCCGTGCTCTGGATGATCTGGACAAAAATAGACCGCATCAAGGAAGGAGTCATGAGCGCAGAATTCATTTCTCATCCATTCCATCAGAATGTGAAACTGCTCTTCAGTGTAGTATCCCCTGCCGATACCAGCTTGATTGGTTACTATAACTACCAGATAGC from Desulfovibrio sp. UIB00 includes these protein-coding regions:
- a CDS encoding glycosyltransferase family 4 protein, whose protein sequence is MFKKVQMGRAGAFAKLDDIRFTVAYYIYIKGGALQLCREALALLISSRRGIFTNLFSKFRAPKEVNRAVSGIVEPRAVLVVGPNLPNAESSAGDLAIIGLLLNLQQLGFSSVFVPLTMADKTDATSFSQQYGVHVPCAQDGYRNAEDFVARTGKDFATFFIIGRESAQSVLSMCRIVAPSARIIFHAPDVAFLREERAANVVSGVDAKMVADFNKRIELSLMQQSDLVMTVSNEDAKVLQHAGLSVPVAIHQALNVPVRENTPGFDVRKDMFFLGNFDHKPNIDGILWCCQKIWPSILEQMPGVRLHIIGSHGEILERDLSHVKGVFFHGFVPDLEPLLLSMRLCLAPLRYGAGIKGKVAMSLGAGIPCVCTSIAAEGMLLVNNETVSIADNSSDFVDAAIRLYSDKVLWSKLAMLGKEHVQKHFTLEANKNSLCHLLKEFKDYSWLTQ
- the gmhB gene encoding D-glycero-beta-D-manno-heptose 1,7-bisphosphate 7-phosphatase codes for the protein MGTTSMLNMRQPALFLDRDGVVNLDFGYVHQKKDVVFIDGIFPLARAAHEAGYLVVIVTNQAGIGRGYYTEEQFHILMEWMRNEFCAHDSFLDAVYFCPDHPEHGIGKYKKSSEMRKPGPGMILQATEELNLDLRASIMLGDSIHDIEAGAAAGVGTLLYFGTKDCPQNANKIATLAEAERFLSPRICSMSQIKDSPHISSLLQRYPKLIPLESQLYTCVTMMAECVQSGGKILTCGNGGSAADAEHIVGELMKRFLYDRPLSVTDVKALERVCGHEEGRRLAGSLERAIPAISLVSGVALPTAFANDVTAENCFAQQVFGLGQRNDLLWVISTSGNSRNVVQALRVARMKGLRTVGLTGDSPGAVAPYCDVQLRMPETLTPAVQELHLPVYHALCAELERILFASI